In the genome of Solibacillus silvestris, one region contains:
- a CDS encoding cation:proton antiporter: MVVAFSIMLPFLAAALIPLIYRKFKNIHLGWFVLLVPVALFSLLATYIPRIANGEVFIRTFEWIPTFGINITTYLDGLSMIFSLLITGVGSLVILYSIFYLSTKESLHHFYCYLLLFMGAMLGVVFSDNLMVLYVFWELTSVSSFLLIAFWHHRKASRAGARKAMTITVSGGVAMLAGFLMLYVASGTFSIREIIANLDVVQSSVYFVPAMCLVLLGAFTKSAQFPFHIWLPDAMEAPTPVSAYLHSATMVKAGIYLVARTTPIFGGHEVWFWAVSGVGLLTLFWGSFNAVRQYDLKALLAYSTISQLGLIMSLFGLGSAALHFGYSTQSVIYTQATFAALFHLINHSTFKGALFMMVGIVDHEVGTRDIRRLGGLMSLMPFTFTIAVIGSASMAGLPPFNGFLSKEMFFTATLKITQLDIFSLDSIGLLFPIIAWVASVFTFIYCVIIVMRTFFGKIQPDRLEKPPHEAPFGMLISPFILVAFVIGIFIFPNVLGHYILSPAMASIYPMFPSVEEMTPHIAAWHGYINTELIMTFGVIVVGVFLYRTLKKWRPVYLWIPQSFTLNAIYERVINSSESVSGRVTNRYMNGNLTYYFVYIYVFFVTLLAGYMIYADVFSWNPSKDSVIEPYELVLVFVMIAAAIAIIFAKQRITVVLLNGVLGYSVAFFFVVFRAPDLALTQLVVESVTTALFLLSFKYLPKLKNEYISKSWRFAKVTISIAVGATVTLIGLAVMNYDRFEPISKFFEDSYDLAGGKNIVNTILGDFRAFDTMLEVVVLFIAGLGVYTLIKLKAKKGDADVESK; encoded by the coding sequence TTGGTTGTTGCTTTTTCGATTATGCTCCCATTTCTTGCTGCAGCATTAATCCCATTAATATACAGGAAATTTAAGAATATCCATTTAGGTTGGTTCGTTTTACTTGTTCCTGTTGCTTTATTTTCGCTTTTAGCTACATATATCCCTCGAATTGCCAATGGTGAAGTATTCATTAGGACATTTGAGTGGATCCCCACTTTCGGTATTAATATTACTACTTATTTAGACGGCTTGAGTATGATTTTTAGCTTACTCATTACTGGGGTAGGCAGTTTAGTAATACTTTACTCAATTTTCTATTTATCAACGAAAGAATCATTACACCATTTCTATTGCTACTTACTATTATTTATGGGCGCGATGTTAGGCGTCGTCTTTTCAGATAACTTAATGGTGCTTTATGTATTTTGGGAATTAACGAGTGTATCGTCATTCCTATTAATCGCATTTTGGCATCATCGTAAAGCATCTCGTGCAGGCGCACGAAAAGCAATGACCATTACAGTTTCTGGTGGTGTTGCGATGCTCGCTGGTTTTTTAATGTTATATGTTGCATCGGGAACGTTTAGTATTCGCGAAATTATTGCGAATTTGGATGTCGTTCAATCGAGCGTTTATTTTGTACCGGCAATGTGTCTTGTACTTTTAGGTGCGTTTACGAAGTCGGCACAGTTCCCGTTCCATATTTGGTTGCCGGATGCAATGGAGGCACCGACACCTGTTTCCGCTTATTTACACTCTGCAACGATGGTAAAAGCGGGTATTTACTTAGTAGCTCGTACAACACCGATTTTTGGCGGGCACGAGGTATGGTTTTGGGCAGTGAGCGGGGTAGGTCTTCTTACATTATTCTGGGGCTCCTTCAATGCGGTCCGCCAGTATGATTTAAAGGCATTGCTAGCATACTCCACAATTAGTCAGCTTGGACTGATTATGTCTTTATTCGGTCTTGGTTCAGCAGCACTGCATTTTGGTTATTCAACACAGTCGGTAATTTATACGCAGGCTACATTTGCTGCATTATTCCATTTAATCAACCACTCGACATTTAAAGGCGCGCTCTTTATGATGGTCGGAATAGTCGACCATGAAGTAGGAACACGCGATATTCGTCGATTAGGCGGATTGATGTCGTTAATGCCGTTTACATTCACGATTGCCGTAATCGGAAGTGCCTCAATGGCAGGGTTACCACCATTCAATGGCTTTTTAAGTAAGGAAATGTTCTTTACAGCTACATTAAAAATTACACAGCTTGATATTTTCTCACTTGATAGCATCGGTCTTTTATTCCCGATTATCGCTTGGGTGGCCAGTGTATTTACGTTTATTTACTGTGTCATTATCGTCATGCGTACATTCTTCGGGAAAATACAGCCGGATCGTTTGGAAAAGCCGCCACATGAAGCGCCGTTTGGTATGTTAATTTCACCATTTATTTTAGTTGCCTTCGTGATTGGAATTTTTATATTCCCGAATGTTTTGGGACATTATATTTTAAGTCCGGCGATGGCAAGCATTTACCCAATGTTCCCATCTGTAGAGGAAATGACGCCTCATATCGCAGCATGGCATGGTTATATAAATACGGAACTTATTATGACGTTTGGTGTCATTGTTGTAGGGGTTTTCTTATACCGTACATTAAAAAAATGGCGTCCTGTCTATCTGTGGATACCGCAAAGCTTTACGCTAAATGCGATTTATGAACGTGTGATTAATTCAAGTGAGAGTGTATCAGGACGTGTAACAAACCGTTATATGAACGGTAATTTAACGTATTATTTCGTTTATATCTATGTATTTTTTGTAACGCTACTGGCAGGGTATATGATTTATGCGGACGTATTCAGCTGGAATCCTTCGAAAGACTCGGTGATTGAGCCATATGAATTAGTTCTTGTATTCGTTATGATTGCGGCTGCAATTGCGATTATTTTTGCAAAGCAGCGTATTACAGTCGTGCTGTTGAATGGAGTACTCGGGTATTCTGTTGCCTTTTTCTTCGTAGTATTTAGAGCTCCTGATTTGGCGCTGACGCAGCTTGTCGTTGAATCGGTTACAACAGCACTGTTCTTACTATCATTTAAATATTTACCGAAGCTTAAAAATGAGTATATTTCGAAAAGCTGGCGTTTTGCGAAGGTAACAATTTCTATTGCGGTCGGTGCAACTGTGACACTGATTGGATTAGCGGTAATGAATTACGATCGTTTTGAACCAATCTCGAAATTCTTTGAGGACTCGTATGATCTGGCAGGTGGAAAAAATATCGTCAATACGATTTTAGGCGATTTCCGTGCATTTGATACGATGCTTGAAGTAGTTGTACTTTTCATTGCAGGTCTTGGCGTCTACACACTTATTAAGCTTAAGGCGAAAAAGGGGGATGCAGACGTTGAAAGTAAATGA
- a CDS encoding cation:proton antiporter (subunit C of antiporter complex involved in resistance to high concentrations of Na+, K+, Li+ and/or alkali) — protein sequence MESLMIVLVGILVAVATYLILSRSVIRVIVGTAILSHAVHLLLLTVGGLKKGSVPLLGQAAAPYTDALPQALILTAIVISFAVTAFLLVLAYRMYLMNGTDDLGELGGSSDE from the coding sequence ATGGAATCATTAATGATTGTACTTGTCGGCATTCTAGTCGCAGTCGCTACTTATTTAATCCTCTCTCGTAGTGTCATACGTGTGATTGTCGGCACCGCCATTTTATCTCATGCCGTTCATTTATTGTTATTGACGGTCGGCGGGTTAAAAAAAGGGAGTGTGCCGCTATTAGGTCAGGCGGCTGCACCATATACCGACGCTTTGCCACAAGCATTGATTTTAACAGCAATCGTTATTAGTTTTGCTGTTACGGCCTTTTTACTCGTACTGGCTTATCGAATGTATTTAATGAACGGAACCGATGATCTAGGGGAACTTGGAGGGTCATCAGATGAATAA
- a CDS encoding transcriptional regulator gives MDQLSNIPWGLIAPLLVLQLVLGAVAIVDIVRSYETRGPKWVWVLVSLFVNTLGPIAYFLFGRKSQ, from the coding sequence ATGGATCAATTATCGAATATTCCTTGGGGACTTATTGCGCCGTTATTAGTATTGCAATTGGTGCTTGGGGCGGTTGCCATAGTGGATATTGTACGCAGTTATGAGACGCGCGGCCCGAAATGGGTATGGGTGCTCGTATCACTCTTTGTTAATACACTCGGACCGATCGCCTACTTTCTATTCGGACGGAAAAGCCAATGA
- a CDS encoding cation:proton antiporter (subunit B of antiporter complex involved in resistance to high concentrations of Na+, K+, Li+ and/or alkali; in the case of S. meliloti it was proved to be involved specifically with K+ transport) — protein sequence MKVNDVILKSVVRGVVFIVFTLGMYLFFAGHNAPGGGFIGGLVLGSGIVLLYLTYDIETVHKGMPFDFKKVAAIGVLLATGSAIASIFFDVPFLTQTAGYYNLPLVGEKHLSTVTIFEAGVAMTVVGTLVTIILNISEDD from the coding sequence TTGAAAGTAAATGATGTTATTTTAAAATCAGTCGTACGAGGCGTTGTATTCATCGTCTTTACGCTTGGTATGTATTTATTTTTTGCAGGGCATAATGCTCCGGGCGGCGGATTTATCGGCGGATTAGTGCTTGGCTCGGGGATTGTCCTGTTGTATTTGACGTACGACATTGAAACGGTGCATAAAGGAATGCCATTCGACTTTAAAAAAGTGGCGGCAATCGGTGTATTGCTGGCGACAGGTTCGGCCATTGCCTCGATTTTCTTTGACGTACCTTTTTTAACACAGACAGCTGGCTATTATAATCTCCCGTTGGTAGGAGAAAAGCATTTGTCGACTGTTACGATTTTTGAAGCAGGTGTCGCAATGACGGTTGTCGGTACACTCGTAACGATTATTTTAAATATAAGTGAGGATGATTAG
- a CDS encoding transcriptional regulator, with amino-acid sequence MKFEVPKTKKLYEQIAAIIEQKITNGDISPGDKLDSVEQLAKNFEVGRSAIREALTALQARGIIEIRQGEGTYIRKVTAQDISLNIPTYASFSQQDLQQIFEVRKILELGLIENAAKRRTARHLEQLKEALIKMNDALIDPETSSNADMRFHAIIAEAADNPLLVSMLQSVSKPIARQIQHTRSILSTTDHAALYNLHEEHTAIYSALVNADDVQAKQAMAKHLETVESLLFDK; translated from the coding sequence ATGAAATTTGAAGTACCAAAAACAAAAAAACTATATGAACAAATAGCCGCTATTATAGAACAAAAAATTACGAACGGGGATATTTCACCTGGCGATAAACTGGATTCTGTTGAACAGCTTGCAAAAAACTTTGAAGTTGGCCGCTCTGCTATTCGTGAAGCTTTAACAGCTCTTCAGGCTCGCGGTATTATCGAAATCCGCCAAGGAGAAGGAACTTATATCCGCAAAGTAACGGCCCAGGATATTTCATTGAACATTCCTACATATGCCTCCTTTTCACAGCAAGATTTACAACAAATATTTGAAGTACGAAAAATTCTAGAATTAGGTTTAATTGAAAATGCCGCAAAGCGCAGAACGGCTCGCCACCTTGAACAATTAAAAGAAGCGCTCATCAAAATGAACGATGCCTTGATCGATCCTGAGACAAGCAGTAACGCCGATATGCGCTTTCATGCAATCATCGCTGAAGCAGCGGACAACCCTTTACTCGTTTCGATGCTACAAAGTGTTTCAAAGCCGATTGCACGCCAAATCCAGCATACCCGTTCCATTTTATCCACTACAGATCATGCGGCTTTATACAATTTGCATGAGGAACATACCGCTATTTATAGCGCTTTAGTAAATGCAGATGATGTACAAGCTAAACAAGCGATGGCAAAACATCTTGAAACAGTCGAATCATTACTTTTCGACAAATAA
- a CDS encoding lactate utilization protein C — protein sequence MIQNRESFLQSVAARLGRSTPSLTKPERNWKHLPQHEVLKDASMEELIEVLREQCLNIHTTLKKCTKQQLPEILNETIVDYGGGRVIYSNDPRFGVLNVLPVFEQFEHLKWQSGNGERNIDFAEQANVGVVISNVTLAESGTIMLQASPEVGRTISFLPENSIAVIPKSSIVPRMTQAAQFLREQSHVSSCINFITGPSNSADIEMNLVVGVHGPVRMTYILVEDY from the coding sequence ATGATTCAAAATCGAGAATCGTTTTTACAGTCAGTCGCTGCTCGTCTCGGCAGATCCACTCCTTCTTTAACCAAACCGGAGCGAAACTGGAAGCATCTCCCTCAACACGAAGTATTGAAGGATGCTTCGATGGAAGAACTTATCGAAGTGTTGAGAGAACAATGTTTGAACATCCACACTACATTAAAGAAATGCACAAAGCAGCAACTGCCTGAAATATTAAATGAAACAATTGTAGACTATGGTGGTGGGCGAGTAATTTACAGCAATGATCCGCGGTTTGGAGTATTGAATGTGTTACCGGTTTTCGAGCAATTTGAACATTTAAAATGGCAATCTGGGAACGGTGAAAGAAATATCGATTTTGCTGAACAGGCCAATGTCGGTGTCGTAATCAGCAACGTGACATTAGCAGAATCCGGCACAATTATGCTTCAAGCGTCACCGGAAGTTGGCCGAACAATTTCATTTTTGCCTGAAAATTCGATTGCCGTTATACCGAAAAGCAGTATCGTTCCACGCATGACACAAGCTGCCCAGTTTTTACGTGAGCAGTCACATGTCTCTTCCTGCATTAATTTTATTACAGGACCAAGCAACTCCGCAGATATCGAAATGAACTTAGTTGTCGGCGTACACGGACCGGTGAGAATGACGTATATTTTGGTGGAGGATTATTAA
- a CDS encoding Fe-S oxidoreductase, with product MNVSLFATCLVDMVQSNIGKNTVELLERLGCTVSFPKGQTCCGQPAYNSGYVKASKETMKNTIQVFEDAEVIVCPSGSCAYMLKEYVHIFKDEPLWHEKAQRIADKTYELTQFIVDVLKIENVGAKLNGTATYHPSCHMTRLLKVQKAPLTLLQHVEGLELLEMPLKENCCGFGGTFSIKMGQISEQMVDEKIASAEQIAVHYLIGADAGCLMNIGGRIDRKNIDIKTMHIAEILNSR from the coding sequence ATGAATGTATCATTATTCGCTACATGTTTAGTCGATATGGTTCAAAGTAATATCGGGAAAAACACGGTTGAGTTGTTGGAACGCTTAGGTTGTACAGTAAGCTTTCCAAAAGGCCAAACTTGTTGCGGTCAACCAGCCTATAATAGTGGCTATGTAAAAGCCTCTAAAGAAACGATGAAAAATACAATTCAAGTATTTGAAGACGCAGAAGTCATCGTCTGTCCATCAGGTTCTTGTGCTTACATGCTAAAAGAATATGTTCATATTTTTAAAGATGAGCCGCTTTGGCATGAAAAAGCACAACGAATCGCAGACAAAACATATGAACTGACACAATTTATTGTCGATGTACTTAAAATTGAAAATGTCGGAGCAAAACTAAACGGAACGGCTACTTATCACCCTTCCTGTCATATGACGCGCTTATTGAAAGTACAGAAAGCTCCCCTCACATTGCTCCAGCATGTAGAAGGCCTTGAATTGCTGGAAATGCCTTTAAAAGAAAATTGCTGCGGTTTTGGCGGGACATTTTCTATTAAAATGGGCCAAATATCTGAACAAATGGTAGATGAAAAGATTGCTTCTGCTGAGCAGATTGCTGTCCACTACTTAATCGGGGCTGATGCAGGCTGTCTTATGAATATCGGCGGACGGATTGACCGGAAAAACATTGACATTAAAACAATGCATATCGCAGAAATATTGAATAGCCGTTAA
- a CDS encoding Fosmidomycin resistance protein yields the protein MSTTTVKQSNPVYPIMVSIGVCHLINDTMQAVIPAMFPLLERDLGLTFTQLGMISFVLNMFASLLQPAVGFMTDKKPFPYALPLGMVSSFIGLTMLILAGEYWMILVSVLFLGLGSAIFHPEGSRVSFMAAGNKRGLAQSIYQVGGNSGQALAPLLSAFIILPFGMYGVSVILIFTSIGIFLLTKISMWYKRQLEAEKRSKIKKMLVSSLPPLTKKQVGMALLVLLFIIFARSFYVTNITSFYVFYLSEQYGMSVERSQLFIFIFMAVGVVGTFFGGPLSDRFGRKNVILLSVIAPIPFCLALPFVPLPAVLVLLIIIGLLIMVSFTVTVVYAQELVPSKIGTMAGLTVGVAFGMGAIGSIVIGMLIDKMGIHFTMNAVSVLTLLLLVAFLLPRDRVGD from the coding sequence ATGTCGACTACAACAGTAAAACAATCAAACCCTGTCTATCCTATTATGGTCTCCATTGGGGTATGTCACTTAATTAATGATACGATGCAGGCGGTTATACCGGCAATGTTCCCATTATTAGAGCGCGACTTAGGACTGACGTTTACGCAACTTGGAATGATTTCATTTGTCCTGAATATGTTCGCCAGCCTGCTGCAGCCGGCCGTCGGATTTATGACAGATAAGAAACCATTCCCGTATGCATTGCCGCTTGGGATGGTGAGCTCTTTTATCGGGCTGACAATGCTCATATTGGCAGGCGAATACTGGATGATTTTAGTGTCGGTTCTATTCTTGGGGCTTGGTTCAGCCATTTTCCACCCCGAAGGCTCACGTGTATCGTTTATGGCGGCAGGCAATAAGCGCGGCTTAGCTCAGTCCATTTACCAGGTAGGGGGTAATAGCGGACAGGCATTAGCCCCATTGCTAAGCGCATTTATCATTTTGCCTTTTGGGATGTACGGGGTTTCCGTTATTCTTATTTTTACATCAATCGGCATCTTTTTATTAACGAAAATATCGATGTGGTATAAACGTCAGCTCGAAGCGGAAAAGAGATCGAAAATCAAAAAAATGCTGGTTTCGTCCTTGCCGCCTTTAACGAAAAAGCAAGTTGGAATGGCTTTACTTGTGCTGCTGTTCATTATATTTGCCCGTTCGTTTTACGTTACGAATATAACAAGTTTCTATGTCTTTTATTTATCGGAACAATATGGGATGAGTGTTGAGCGCAGTCAGCTGTTTATCTTTATATTCATGGCAGTTGGGGTTGTAGGCACTTTTTTTGGTGGTCCATTATCAGATCGCTTCGGCCGGAAAAATGTTATATTGCTGTCGGTAATCGCACCGATTCCATTTTGTTTGGCACTGCCGTTTGTTCCTTTGCCTGCTGTATTGGTATTACTTATTATTATCGGATTGCTGATTATGGTTAGCTTTACCGTCACGGTTGTTTATGCACAGGAACTTGTCCCATCGAAAATTGGGACAATGGCAGGTTTAACAGTCGGAGTTGCCTTTGGGATGGGGGCAATTGGATCGATTGTTATCGGGATGCTCATAGACAAAATGGGCATTCATTTTACGATGAATGCTGTGTCGGTACTGACATTATTATTGCTCGTAGCGTTTTTACTGCCGCGCGATCGAGTAGGGGATTAG
- a CDS encoding ABC transporter ATP-binding protein yields MICIEVKGLTKRFGAKKVVEDLSFTLPMHTSTALIGPNGAGKTTALSMLANILEPTSGKIMMPDVKDIRSAIGFLPQYPQYYSWLTALEYMEMVANLSGLEKRSLRSECKKMLEFVGLHDAMNKKTETFSGGMKQRLGIAQAIVHKPKLLLLDEPVSALDPVGRREVMNLLKEVQQQTTILYSTHILNDAEEMTDQLLFLRDGKLVEQGSLTEVKQKFEEPRYKITFKHAEEAIQFASQSTLGAVANGIAAYVELIDERPSMQQLLQQLAASPFEVVKVERETASLEEIFMKVAGKHAAI; encoded by the coding sequence ATGATCTGTATTGAAGTGAAGGGACTCACAAAGCGGTTTGGCGCAAAAAAAGTAGTAGAGGATTTATCATTCACATTACCGATGCATACATCTACAGCGCTGATCGGTCCGAATGGCGCGGGGAAAACGACGGCCCTTTCGATGCTTGCCAATATACTTGAGCCGACAAGCGGCAAAATCATGATGCCGGATGTAAAAGATATACGCAGTGCAATCGGCTTTTTACCCCAATATCCCCAGTACTATTCCTGGCTGACTGCACTTGAATATATGGAGATGGTGGCAAATTTAAGCGGTCTTGAAAAACGCTCATTAAGAAGTGAATGTAAAAAGATGCTGGAATTTGTGGGCTTGCATGATGCGATGAACAAAAAGACCGAGACATTTTCAGGAGGAATGAAGCAGCGCTTAGGTATTGCCCAGGCAATAGTTCATAAACCAAAACTTCTATTGCTGGATGAACCAGTATCCGCACTTGATCCGGTTGGACGTCGGGAAGTGATGAACTTGTTAAAGGAAGTGCAGCAGCAAACGACGATTTTGTACTCAACGCATATTTTAAATGATGCAGAGGAAATGACCGATCAGCTGCTGTTTTTACGAGACGGTAAACTTGTCGAGCAAGGTTCATTAACAGAGGTGAAGCAAAAGTTTGAGGAACCGCGTTATAAAATTACATTCAAGCATGCGGAAGAGGCGATTCAATTTGCGAGTCAGTCTACATTAGGAGCTGTAGCTAATGGTATAGCAGCATATGTGGAATTGATAGATGAACGTCCATCGATGCAACAGCTGCTTCAGCAATTGGCGGCCTCACCATTTGAAGTTGTAAAAGTAGAGCGGGAAACGGCAAGCCTGGAGGAAATCTTTATGAAGGTGGCGGGAAAGCATGCAGCAATTTAA
- a CDS encoding ABC transporter permease, which yields MQQFKALLLKEWRESVRSFKIIWIPLVFVLLGISDPLMNYFMEDILQAVGNMPDGFMMTMPELQPADLLMASTGQFQSIGLLVLITAFIGSVSRERQNGTATLLYVRPMSFTALFFSKWIVASMIAILSALAGYAGSMYYTVLLYGTVDLSKFLAMLGTYCVWLMLVMALTVAMSAAFQTSVAAAITIILIPVGLLIDTLIGSFWSVTPWKLAQYGTGLLTDSVLMENYWYTLLVVLILIFVIVLLGIKMSKNNIRYLKV from the coding sequence ATGCAGCAATTTAAGGCATTACTTTTAAAAGAATGGCGTGAAAGTGTTCGTAGCTTTAAAATTATATGGATTCCGCTCGTTTTTGTATTGCTTGGAATTAGTGATCCGCTCATGAATTACTTTATGGAAGATATTTTGCAGGCGGTTGGCAATATGCCCGATGGATTTATGATGACAATGCCTGAACTTCAGCCTGCTGATTTGCTTATGGCATCAACCGGGCAATTCCAATCTATTGGACTGCTTGTATTAATTACTGCCTTTATCGGTTCCGTGAGCCGTGAACGTCAGAATGGTACTGCGACACTTCTTTATGTACGCCCAATGTCTTTTACTGCGTTGTTTTTCAGTAAATGGATTGTTGCAAGCATGATTGCTATTCTCAGCGCATTGGCGGGATATGCGGGGAGTATGTATTATACAGTACTGCTTTACGGGACTGTTGATTTATCAAAATTTTTAGCAATGCTCGGTACGTATTGTGTTTGGCTGATGCTAGTTATGGCGCTTACTGTTGCGATGAGTGCAGCCTTCCAAACATCGGTCGCTGCTGCAATTACAATTATTCTCATCCCAGTCGGTCTGCTTATTGATACATTAATCGGTAGCTTTTGGAGTGTGACACCTTGGAAGCTTGCACAATACGGAACAGGCCTTCTGACAGATAGCGTATTAATGGAAAATTATTGGTATACTTTATTAGTTGTCCTCATTTTAATTTTTGTCATCGTACTGCTTGGCATTAAAATGAGCAAGAACAATATTCGTTATTTAAAAGTATAA
- a CDS encoding amino acid dehydrogenase produces the protein MAMKISQQKFNERLSSNLENDFMRGAVAGAQHRFQTRRSAAVDSLNWEEWRNHGEEIRQHVLENLDYYLYELSINVEARGGHVFFAQTAEEATEYISTIAKQKSAKKIVKAKSMVTEEINLNSHLEQLGCEVIETDLGEYILQLDDHDPPSHIVTPALHKNKDQIREVFEQKIGYTASSQPEELALHARKVLREHYLTADIGITGCNFAVAETGSVCLVTNEGNADLVTALPKTQISVMGMERLVPTFEEMEVLVGMLTRSAVGQKLTSYITVLTGIKEALEVDGPEEFHLVIVDNGRSSILGGEFQSILQCIRCAACINTCPVYRHVGGHTYGSIYSGPIGAVLSPLLGGYDDYKELPYASTLCGACTDVCPVKIPLHQLLHKHREVIVEREGRAPISESLLMQAFGMGTSSQSIYKLGTKVASTVMKPFTKNEKITNGPGPLKNWTAYRDFPSLQKERFRDWFEQHNKGGNPK, from the coding sequence ATGGCGATGAAAATCAGTCAGCAAAAATTTAATGAACGCCTTTCGTCCAACTTGGAAAATGATTTTATGCGTGGTGCCGTAGCCGGCGCACAGCACCGTTTTCAAACGAGACGAAGCGCCGCTGTAGATTCTTTAAACTGGGAAGAATGGCGCAATCATGGAGAAGAAATCCGGCAGCATGTACTGGAAAATCTCGATTACTATTTATATGAATTGAGTATAAACGTCGAAGCGCGAGGCGGCCATGTATTTTTTGCACAAACTGCTGAAGAAGCTACTGAATACATTTCAACAATTGCCAAACAGAAAAGTGCTAAAAAAATTGTGAAAGCAAAATCGATGGTAACCGAAGAAATCAATTTAAACTCACACTTGGAACAACTTGGATGTGAAGTGATTGAAACGGATTTAGGCGAATATATTTTACAGCTTGATGACCATGACCCGCCTTCCCATATCGTGACACCGGCACTTCATAAAAACAAAGATCAGATCCGTGAAGTATTTGAACAAAAAATTGGTTATACAGCTTCCTCTCAACCTGAAGAACTTGCACTGCATGCCCGCAAAGTTTTACGCGAACATTACTTAACGGCGGATATAGGTATTACGGGCTGCAATTTTGCCGTTGCTGAAACGGGTTCTGTTTGTTTAGTAACAAATGAAGGCAATGCGGATCTTGTAACAGCCTTGCCGAAAACACAAATTTCCGTCATGGGGATGGAGCGTTTAGTACCAACATTTGAAGAAATGGAAGTACTCGTCGGTATGCTAACACGCAGTGCAGTTGGCCAGAAGCTGACGAGCTATATTACCGTCTTGACAGGCATAAAAGAAGCGCTTGAAGTCGATGGTCCGGAAGAATTCCATTTAGTCATTGTGGACAATGGACGCTCTTCGATTTTAGGCGGCGAATTTCAGTCAATTTTACAATGCATCCGTTGTGCTGCCTGTATTAACACATGCCCTGTTTATCGCCATGTTGGCGGCCATACGTACGGTTCCATCTATTCGGGTCCAATTGGGGCGGTATTATCACCGTTATTAGGAGGATATGATGATTATAAAGAGCTGCCTTACGCTTCCACTTTATGTGGTGCATGCACAGATGTATGCCCAGTGAAAATTCCGCTACACCAATTGCTTCATAAGCATCGGGAAGTAATCGTTGAACGAGAAGGCCGTGCTCCGATTAGTGAAAGTCTACTGATGCAGGCATTTGGAATGGGAACTTCATCGCAATCAATCTATAAGCTAGGTACTAAAGTAGCCTCAACGGTTATGAAGCCGTTCACGAAGAACGAGAAAATTACTAATGGTCCTGGTCCGTTGAAAAATTGGACAGCGTATCGCGATTTTCCATCATTACAAAAAGAGCGTTTCCGTGACTGGTTTGAACAGCATAACAAAGGAGGCAATCCCAAATGA
- a CDS encoding histidine kinase, whose translation MKHVKGRLDESILVCVYYGQNGERLIRRGHKLATLLDCPLYVLTVDSKPIDAFDAEKSGYIEQWKELTDELEVEQFIIKDNEKRPFHKVITEIAMDFNITQIIVGQSAQSRWEEITKGSFLNVLLKEVPFVDFHIVSVKRPSEDELIDVYEKGVRAYIIQENDYYKVVFTCPKIIALEGIFFKEIGTDFDNGIFKFNYNGKLLEADITEGTVNNPEILPKDRFTSLKP comes from the coding sequence ATGAAACATGTTAAAGGCCGATTAGACGAAAGTATTTTGGTTTGTGTATATTACGGACAAAATGGTGAGCGTTTAATTCGCCGAGGACACAAGCTTGCTACATTACTTGACTGCCCATTATATGTGTTGACTGTTGATTCAAAGCCAATTGATGCATTTGATGCGGAAAAATCCGGCTATATCGAGCAGTGGAAAGAACTGACAGATGAGTTGGAAGTAGAACAGTTTATTATTAAGGATAATGAAAAGCGTCCATTCCATAAAGTCATTACAGAAATTGCAATGGACTTTAACATTACCCAAATCATCGTGGGTCAGAGTGCCCAAAGCCGCTGGGAGGAAATCACAAAAGGTTCCTTCTTGAATGTTCTCTTAAAAGAAGTACCATTCGTCGATTTTCATATAGTATCGGTAAAGCGTCCTTCCGAGGATGAACTGATCGATGTTTACGAAAAAGGTGTACGTGCTTATATAATCCAGGAAAATGATTATTATAAAGTTGTGTTTACATGCCCTAAAATTATTGCTCTGGAAGGGATTTTCTTTAAGGAGATCGGGACAGACTTCGATAATGGTATATTCAAGTTTAATTATAATGGGAAACTTTTAGAGGCTGATATAACAGAAGGTACTGTTAACAACCCTGAAATTCTTCCTAAAGATCGCTTTACATCATTAAAACCTTAA